One window from the genome of Bacilli bacterium encodes:
- a CDS encoding DUF4373 domain-containing protein: MGRMLKEGLSFFPLDVEYFDNDKVVDLTFEKKLVSEVVFIHSLAIIYHEGYFIKTTPERFAKKVFISLHGKHSLTIKEVTDIVYLMADIGLLDKEMMIKEVITSKAIQEQYYASTLRRKDRQKVYWLLNDEDEAKVDKRLNCRHKTGSSGISVYKNEVEGDLCEQNDDDNRQNKKNNNNDNENDNENKNPKDRDDRCDKGDRGQWPGKLNYYTSCLIDSKILSVYEPFDVDRFNDLFERSYGENSDKELFNRCFRYTRDYVKRNKANIADVYAFFERAFTENLSKMEGYDERMQDFFEGWNDVLGRIHGKD, encoded by the coding sequence ATGGGCAGAATGCTAAAGGAAGGGCTCTCCTTCTTTCCGCTTGACGTCGAGTATTTCGACAACGACAAAGTGGTGGACCTGACCTTCGAGAAAAAGCTCGTCTCGGAGGTGGTGTTCATCCATTCTCTGGCGATAATCTATCACGAGGGATACTTCATCAAGACGACGCCCGAACGCTTCGCCAAAAAGGTTTTTATAAGCCTCCACGGGAAGCACTCACTGACGATAAAAGAGGTGACTGACATCGTCTATCTCATGGCCGATATTGGCCTGCTCGACAAGGAGATGATGATAAAAGAAGTCATCACTTCCAAGGCGATCCAGGAGCAGTATTACGCCTCGACTCTGAGAAGGAAAGACCGACAAAAGGTCTATTGGCTCCTTAACGACGAAGACGAGGCAAAAGTGGATAAGCGCCTTAATTGCAGACATAAAACCGGTTCAAGCGGTATTTCTGTATACAAAAATGAAGTTGAGGGCGATTTATGCGAGCAGAATGACGACGATAATCGACAGAATAAAAAGAACAATAACAACGACAATGAAAATGACAACGAGAATAAGAATCCGAAAGATAGAGATGATAGATGTGATAAAGGCGATAGAGGCCAGTGGCCCGGGAAGCTCAATTATTACACCTCTTGCCTCATAGACTCGAAGATCCTCTCGGTGTATGAGCCCTTTGACGTCGATAGGTTCAATGATCTATTCGAGAGATCATATGGCGAGAACTCGGACAAAGAGCTGTTCAATAGGTGCTTCCGCTACACCAGAGACTACGTGAAAAGGAACAAGGCAAATATAGCAGATGTCTATGCTTTCTTTGAGCGAGCCTTTACGGAAAACCTAAGCAAGATGGAGGGGTACGATGAGCGAATGCAAGATTTCTTCGAAGGTTGGAACGATGTCCTTGGCCGAATTCATGGAAAGGATTAG
- a CDS encoding helix-turn-helix domain-containing protein — MENEDNKKVYSVDELAELWDVPRRRVADLIRSGKLKAFKIGKMTYRITQEMLDEYVSANPVISNGK, encoded by the coding sequence ATGGAAAATGAAGATAACAAGAAAGTATACTCAGTCGATGAGCTCGCCGAGCTTTGGGACGTTCCCAGAAGAAGGGTCGCCGACCTCATCAGATCTGGCAAGCTAAAGGCTTTCAAGATAGGCAAGATGACCTATCGAATCACTCAGGAGATGCTGGACGAATACGTGTCGGCAAACCCGGTCATTTCCAATGGGAAATAA
- a CDS encoding BRO family protein — protein sequence MENEEKKNQITMFQRESLGTMRTAIDEFSRPVFCLKDACDILDIKNPSDVKKRLKSTGVVRICQSDGKKFNNYLFVTESNLYRLIFQSRKESAESFMDWVTEDILPAIRRYGRYDVQTITKNDESAVAFLEDYGELQTKISILEKNQEETKEARAYVKRALDSYVLKDLYDVPEILGIRGIGIAEVLSILRNEGILDADNVPPQMFVDKGWFRVDSHTYQDKTAGTVSHKRVFCYRSGINQIRKLIDKFGGVKNGK from the coding sequence ATGGAAAACGAAGAAAAGAAAAACCAGATCACCATGTTCCAAAGGGAATCCCTAGGGACGATGAGAACGGCGATCGATGAATTCTCAAGGCCGGTATTCTGCCTCAAAGACGCGTGCGACATCCTTGACATCAAGAACCCGTCGGACGTGAAGAAAAGACTCAAAAGCACCGGAGTGGTGCGAATCTGCCAAAGCGACGGAAAGAAGTTCAATAACTACCTTTTCGTCACCGAAAGCAACCTTTACAGGCTTATCTTCCAATCGAGGAAGGAAAGCGCCGAGTCCTTCATGGACTGGGTGACCGAAGACATCCTTCCCGCGATAAGGAGATACGGGCGCTACGACGTCCAGACCATCACCAAGAACGACGAATCGGCGGTGGCCTTTCTGGAGGATTATGGGGAACTCCAGACCAAGATATCAATCTTAGAGAAGAACCAAGAGGAGACCAAAGAAGCCAGGGCCTACGTCAAACGCGCCCTTGATTCCTATGTCCTCAAAGACCTATACGACGTCCCGGAGATTCTCGGAATCCGTGGCATAGGCATTGCCGAGGTCTTATCCATCCTGAGAAACGAGGGGATCCTCGACGCCGACAACGTGCCTCCGCAAATGTTCGTCGACAAAGGCTGGTTCAGGGTTGACTCCCATACCTACCAAGACAAGACGGCCGGGACGGTCAGCCACAAGAGAGTCTTCTGCTACAGGTCCGGGATAAACCAGATCCGCAAGCTGATCGACAAGTTCGGAGGTGTCAAGAATGGAAAATGA
- a CDS encoding tyrosine-type recombinase/integrase, whose protein sequence is MLADARPHKELVEDFISSLDLSDNTVVSYGGMLRRYVNYLEQNHIEKPKESDLVKYKKYIKANNGHSATTQKYVVILRKFYKWCERRGYYPDVSSDLTGEKIVPTFKREPLTVEQVQDLLGKAKRRAKKSIVNLRDYAIVNLIVKTGLRTIEVSRANVEDMVTLKGTNYLYVQGKGHDDKDDAIKVPDSVWELMHEYLEKRDSDSEALFINHGSHNCHGRISSKNVSLSVKNLLRLIGLDDKRYTAHSLRHTCATIALQNGATFQEVQMVLRHKSINTTTIYTHNLSRESNNVELIVEKAIDKKR, encoded by the coding sequence ATGCTGGCCGACGCAAGGCCACATAAAGAACTTGTCGAGGATTTCATCTCATCGCTGGATCTGTCTGACAATACGGTCGTTTCGTATGGAGGAATGCTTAGGAGATATGTCAATTATCTTGAACAGAATCACATCGAAAAGCCAAAAGAGTCTGATTTAGTCAAATATAAGAAATATATCAAAGCGAACAACGGCCACAGCGCGACGACCCAGAAGTACGTGGTGATACTGAGAAAGTTCTACAAGTGGTGCGAGCGAAGGGGATATTACCCGGACGTTTCCTCCGACCTAACAGGCGAAAAGATAGTTCCGACGTTCAAACGCGAACCGCTGACGGTGGAGCAGGTCCAGGACTTGCTTGGCAAAGCCAAAAGAAGGGCCAAAAAGTCGATAGTGAACCTCCGCGACTACGCGATCGTAAACCTAATAGTCAAGACTGGCCTGAGAACCATAGAGGTCTCGAGAGCCAACGTCGAGGACATGGTCACCTTGAAAGGCACCAATTACCTCTACGTGCAAGGCAAAGGCCACGACGACAAGGACGACGCGATCAAGGTCCCGGATTCCGTCTGGGAGCTGATGCATGAGTACCTCGAGAAGCGAGACAGCGACTCGGAGGCCCTGTTCATCAACCACGGAAGCCATAACTGCCATGGGCGAATAAGCTCTAAGAACGTGTCGCTCTCGGTCAAGAACCTCTTGAGGCTCATCGGCTTAGACGACAAAAGGTACACGGCCCACAGCTTGAGGCATACGTGCGCCACGATAGCGCTCCAGAACGGGGCGACGTTCCAAGAGGTGCAGATGGTGCTAAGGCACAAGTCGATAAACACGACGACCATCTATACCCACAACCTCTCAAGGGAAAGCAACAACGTAGAGCTGATCGTAGAAAAAGCAATCGACAAGAAGAGATAG
- a CDS encoding helix-turn-helix transcriptional regulator produces the protein MTQKKNRRFVYLKREYLLERRKKLGLTQSVLAERSGFDVIAYNQIENGKLGNLMNAPKLVGLAQALEIPLETLCEEEIVYLESLKSLNQKEEG, from the coding sequence ATGACACAAAAGAAGAACAGGAGATTCGTTTATCTCAAAAGGGAGTACCTCTTGGAGCGTCGCAAGAAGCTCGGGCTCACCCAGTCTGTTTTGGCCGAGAGGTCGGGTTTCGACGTCATCGCCTACAACCAGATCGAGAACGGCAAGTTAGGCAACCTGATGAACGCTCCGAAGCTGGTGGGCTTGGCTCAGGCATTGGAAATCCCGCTAGAGACCCTATGCGAGGAGGAGATTGTCTATCTCGAAAGCCTGAAGTCGCTAAACCAAAAAGAAGAAGGCTAG
- a CDS encoding helix-turn-helix transcriptional regulator: MMENEANLRVGNNLSRIRKSKKLSVSEVAKAIGRSVDTYYSYEEGLRTVPLNVMLDLSVFLCVSIDDIVNNGVTNNRPKAISFDVYTGGEKERVLISSQNDDVVFFRVDRWSLKYYVKCIDWRFDHEVLISDSGDVYPAIVSFDEKLNIYSISNLLLNKTKMMKVTKFKKGVAIIGDYAGIIKKEIEIKDFL; encoded by the coding sequence ATGATGGAGAACGAAGCAAATTTACGTGTTGGGAACAATTTATCTAGGATCAGGAAGTCCAAAAAACTATCCGTCTCCGAGGTTGCGAAGGCGATCGGCAGAAGCGTCGACACCTACTACTCCTACGAGGAGGGACTGAGGACGGTCCCGCTCAACGTGATGTTGGATCTTTCCGTTTTCCTCTGCGTATCGATAGACGACATAGTCAACAACGGCGTGACCAACAACAGGCCAAAGGCCATCAGCTTCGACGTCTATACCGGCGGAGAGAAGGAAAGGGTCCTCATCTCAAGCCAAAACGACGACGTTGTCTTCTTCCGCGTGGACCGCTGGAGCCTGAAGTACTACGTGAAGTGCATCGACTGGCGCTTCGACCACGAGGTCCTCATCAGCGATTCGGGCGACGTCTACCCCGCCATCGTCTCATTCGACGAGAAACTGAACATCTATTCGATCAGTAACCTCCTTTTAAATAAGACGAAAATGATGAAAGTTACTAAATTTAAAAAGGGCGTAGCCATCATCGGCGACTACGCCGGAATCATAAAAAAAGAAATTGAAATCAAAGATTTCCTCTAA
- a CDS encoding recombinase family protein, with the protein MEERKTVIVIPKIEKPSIDESTGIKAKKKVCAYARVSTDLEDQKNSFEAQLDEYSTRIKANPDWEFVKLYSDEGISGTSYKNREGFKEMLEDAMNGKIDMILTKSISRFARNTVDCLTIVRKLRAKGVEVVFEKETLSSLDDRCEMMLTMFASFAQEESHSISENVKWGIRKRMAKGTRKINANYLLGYYIDGEGKLAIDEEEAKIVRQIYQLFIAGSTYREICEEMEKGGHLTQTKKETWTVNNVRSILSNEKYCGDILQQKTYIRDFLGHESVKNNGQVQQYLIVRNHEPIVSKDTFVYVQNLKKYRISNYNNSISKSGSGPTAGLLICSNCLRTMKKITTHPGTPYSKAVLTCKADLKNNEGHKECSICNTLPYDLTVKAIKAVLDMFSRKSDDDMLKDAVSEAKSETAFYERQAEIKQRIAESEKEMKDLIKKQIEESADLNAYAKRYKEIQSLIAEEKQELESLSRDEFRKHEREIVSARIDKYVNGDISLTPIVVNEFLSKGIRREDNSIRFILKSPTATDEWIRNSMADILRMKAVKKGNVTDGENTLFYDVIRLEDSLC; encoded by the coding sequence ATGGAAGAAAGAAAAACGGTAATAGTAATACCAAAAATCGAAAAACCTTCAATCGATGAGAGCACGGGAATCAAGGCAAAGAAAAAGGTCTGCGCATACGCCCGAGTCTCAACCGATCTTGAAGACCAGAAAAACAGCTTTGAGGCCCAGCTCGACGAATATTCGACGAGGATCAAAGCCAACCCTGACTGGGAGTTCGTCAAGCTCTACTCCGACGAAGGCATATCGGGGACCAGCTACAAAAACCGAGAGGGGTTCAAGGAGATGCTTGAAGACGCCATGAATGGGAAAATCGACATGATTCTCACTAAATCGATATCCCGCTTCGCCAGAAACACGGTCGATTGCCTTACCATCGTTAGAAAGCTAAGGGCGAAAGGCGTCGAAGTAGTCTTCGAGAAAGAGACATTGTCATCATTAGATGACCGTTGCGAGATGATGCTCACGATGTTCGCTTCTTTCGCTCAGGAGGAATCCCACAGCATAAGCGAGAACGTCAAATGGGGAATAAGAAAAAGAATGGCCAAGGGGACTAGGAAAATCAACGCCAACTACCTCCTTGGATACTACATCGACGGAGAGGGCAAACTGGCAATCGACGAGGAAGAGGCGAAAATAGTCAGGCAGATCTACCAGCTTTTCATAGCGGGTTCGACATATCGCGAGATATGCGAGGAAATGGAGAAAGGCGGGCATCTCACCCAAACTAAGAAAGAGACATGGACCGTAAACAACGTCCGCTCCATCCTCTCAAACGAGAAATACTGCGGGGACATACTCCAGCAGAAAACCTACATCAGGGACTTCCTAGGTCACGAATCGGTCAAGAACAACGGTCAGGTCCAACAATACCTAATCGTAAGGAATCACGAGCCAATCGTGTCAAAGGACACTTTCGTCTACGTCCAGAACCTTAAAAAATACAGGATAAGCAATTACAACAACAGCATATCGAAATCCGGTAGCGGTCCCACCGCCGGGCTTCTCATCTGCTCAAATTGCCTAAGGACCATGAAGAAGATTACCACCCATCCCGGGACGCCTTATTCTAAAGCGGTCCTTACGTGCAAAGCCGACCTCAAGAACAACGAGGGTCACAAGGAGTGCTCGATATGCAACACCCTGCCCTACGATTTGACCGTCAAAGCCATAAAGGCCGTTCTCGACATGTTCTCACGCAAAAGCGACGATGACATGCTTAAGGACGCAGTTTCTGAGGCCAAATCCGAGACCGCTTTCTATGAAAGGCAGGCCGAAATCAAGCAAAGAATAGCCGAGTCCGAGAAAGAGATGAAAGACCTAATAAAAAAGCAAATCGAGGAATCGGCTGACCTCAACGCCTATGCGAAAAGATACAAGGAAATCCAGTCGTTGATAGCAGAGGAAAAGCAGGAATTGGAAAGCCTGAGCCGAGACGAATTCCGCAAGCACGAAAGGGAGATAGTAAGCGCGAGAATCGACAAATACGTAAACGGAGACATTTCCCTTACCCCTATCGTAGTCAACGAATTCCTCTCAAAGGGCATAAGGAGGGAGGACAACTCCATCCGCTTCATCTTGAAAAGCCCCACAGCCACGGATGAGTGGATACGCAACAGCATGGCCGACATCCTCAGAATGAAAGCCGTAAAAAAAGGGAACGTCACAGACGGAGAGAACACCCTCTTCTATGACGTCATCAGATTGGAGGATTCATTATGCTGA
- a CDS encoding recombinase family protein yields the protein MLNVKSLHPYDGINKLNVCAYARISRDKEELETSLNEQIDFYTTTILSVHKWNFAGMYADDGISGSSIKGRVQFQTMIEKARAGEIDIILVKSISRFARNVIDLLSIIQELRVNGVEVLFEREGLSSLDVKCDSYLTMYAKFAEEEIVSMSKNVNWRNQKDFRDGRYKINASQMLGFRYDENRKVVIDEAGAKWIREIFKRYADGQTPAEIAEFLEENHVKTGVGNPKWSSSSVHAILRNEKYVGDAVMQKFYIEDNLTHRRVTNSGQKDKYYVKDGHEGIVDRSTWDKVQEMISANARKYKIFKGNSQDFVTEYTHFGYCPYCHGNYSAKWNRDVRMLYCGSNRTRKLCKNSESVFVEDLDKIISIQIKKLKDNEPLFKEALLKVFEEDRSETQRNQIKALEGELEALRAKSIKFSRYKDPAFDELKAEIKRSISLKAKEKMLIENEIITKMNPQARAKNIITELRNCPDGDSIGEYKFKKLFKRVVIYKRDKLVFIIGSEDVSKLPKKIEPSFSCSYKYKIRKTTFICNFGIYINR from the coding sequence ATGCTGAACGTCAAATCGCTCCACCCATACGACGGAATAAACAAACTGAACGTCTGCGCCTACGCAAGGATATCAAGGGACAAAGAAGAACTCGAGACCAGCCTGAACGAGCAGATCGATTTCTACACCACCACCATCCTCTCGGTCCATAAATGGAACTTCGCCGGAATGTACGCCGACGACGGAATATCCGGCTCATCCATAAAAGGAAGGGTCCAATTCCAAACGATGATTGAAAAGGCCAGAGCGGGCGAGATTGACATCATCTTGGTGAAATCGATATCGAGGTTCGCCAGAAATGTCATCGACCTGCTTTCGATAATCCAAGAGCTAAGGGTGAACGGAGTCGAGGTTCTCTTTGAAAGAGAAGGATTGTCTTCCCTAGACGTCAAATGCGACTCTTACCTAACCATGTACGCAAAATTCGCCGAAGAGGAAATAGTCTCGATGAGCAAGAACGTCAACTGGAGGAATCAAAAGGACTTCAGGGACGGCAGATACAAGATCAACGCCAGCCAAATGCTCGGCTTCCGCTACGACGAGAACAGAAAAGTCGTCATCGACGAAGCCGGGGCCAAATGGATAAGGGAGATATTCAAGCGATACGCCGACGGGCAAACCCCTGCCGAAATCGCAGAATTCTTGGAGGAAAACCATGTTAAAACAGGGGTCGGGAACCCAAAGTGGTCCTCAAGTTCGGTCCATGCCATCCTCCGCAACGAGAAATACGTGGGCGACGCCGTGATGCAGAAATTCTACATCGAAGACAACCTTACCCATAGGCGAGTCACAAACAGCGGTCAGAAAGATAAATACTACGTGAAAGACGGCCATGAAGGAATCGTCGACAGGTCCACTTGGGACAAGGTCCAAGAAATGATTAGCGCGAACGCAAGGAAATACAAAATCTTCAAAGGAAACTCGCAGGACTTCGTGACCGAGTATACGCATTTCGGCTATTGCCCCTACTGCCATGGGAACTACAGCGCGAAATGGAACCGAGACGTCCGAATGCTCTATTGCGGTTCGAACAGGACTAGGAAGCTATGCAAAAACAGCGAGTCCGTCTTCGTAGAAGACCTCGACAAGATAATCTCGATTCAAATCAAGAAACTCAAGGACAATGAACCTTTATTTAAAGAGGCTTTGTTAAAGGTTTTTGAAGAGGATCGATCGGAAACTCAACGCAACCAAATAAAAGCCTTAGAAGGCGAATTAGAGGCCCTGCGTGCCAAGTCAATCAAGTTCTCTAGGTACAAGGACCCGGCCTTCGATGAATTAAAAGCAGAAATCAAAAGAAGCATCTCCTTAAAAGCGAAAGAAAAAATGCTGATAGAGAACGAGATAATCACAAAGATGAATCCTCAAGCCAGAGCGAAAAACATAATAACAGAGCTGAGGAATTGTCCGGATGGCGATTCCATTGGAGAGTACAAATTTAAAAAACTCTTCAAAAGGGTCGTCATTTACAAAAGGGATAAACTAGTCTTCATCATTGGGAGCGAGGACGTGTCTAAACTCCCAAAAAAAATAGAGCCTTCCTTCTCTTGCAGTTACAAATACAAGATCAGGAAGACGACGTTCATCTGCAATTTCGGTATTTACATCAATCGTTAA
- the rimO gene encoding 30S ribosomal protein S12 methylthiotransferase RimO, translating to MRIGLVSLGCAKNLVDSEMVLGMFKASGDTIVTNPEEADVIVINTCGFIDASKQESIDNILAMRKYPAKLVVIGCLVERYLDDLKLELPEVDLWIPIRDYPLLPQKIAALFPNEKRKIVELSPFRRLLSTPKYSAYLRISEGCNNRCTYCAIPLIRGNFRSRPFDEVVEEAAQLNEAKIKELVVISQDTTNYGHDLKEKKDIVDLLTELLKFPSFKYIRLLYLYPVEITDRLIALIRDNPRIVPYFDLPIQHSSDHIRKMMHRKGTRNEIMSLIEKIRLQIPNAIIRSTIIVGFPGETDEDFSDLIEFVKEVKFDHLGAFPYSREEGTVAYDMPNQISDDVKKKRYSELMRVQRHVSYIKNKAQIGKVIDGIVIDYDTKKNLYYLRGAWNAPDDIDGKITFTSDYCLREGKIVKVKITEAYVYDLNGIEVR from the coding sequence ATGCGAATAGGTTTAGTAAGTCTTGGCTGTGCGAAAAACCTGGTAGACAGTGAAATGGTATTGGGAATGTTTAAAGCCAGCGGCGATACGATTGTAACCAATCCGGAAGAAGCGGATGTGATCGTGATTAATACCTGCGGTTTTATTGATGCGAGCAAACAAGAAAGCATTGACAATATTTTGGCGATGAGAAAATATCCGGCGAAATTAGTGGTTATCGGCTGTTTGGTTGAAAGATATTTGGATGATTTAAAACTGGAACTTCCCGAAGTCGATCTATGGATTCCGATAAGAGATTATCCATTATTACCCCAAAAAATAGCCGCTCTATTCCCTAACGAAAAACGTAAAATTGTCGAATTGAGTCCCTTTCGGCGGTTGCTCTCAACCCCGAAATATAGTGCCTATCTGCGGATTAGCGAAGGTTGCAACAACCGGTGCACATACTGTGCAATTCCTTTGATTCGCGGTAATTTCCGTTCGCGCCCGTTTGATGAGGTCGTTGAGGAAGCCGCCCAATTAAACGAGGCCAAGATTAAGGAATTGGTGGTCATTTCACAAGATACGACTAACTATGGACATGACTTAAAAGAGAAAAAGGACATTGTCGATTTATTGACTGAGCTTCTTAAATTTCCGTCTTTTAAATATATTCGGTTGCTTTATTTATATCCGGTTGAAATCACCGATCGATTAATAGCTTTGATTCGGGATAATCCGCGAATCGTTCCCTACTTTGATTTGCCGATTCAGCATAGCAGTGACCATATTCGTAAAATGATGCACCGCAAGGGAACACGAAACGAAATAATGAGCCTAATTGAAAAAATTCGGCTGCAAATTCCCAACGCAATTATCCGTTCAACCATTATCGTCGGCTTTCCCGGTGAAACGGATGAAGATTTCTCGGACCTAATTGAATTTGTCAAGGAAGTTAAATTTGATCATTTGGGCGCTTTTCCTTATTCGCGAGAAGAAGGAACGGTCGCTTACGATATGCCAAACCAAATAAGTGATGACGTCAAGAAAAAGCGGTATTCAGAGTTAATGCGCGTCCAGCGGCATGTATCCTATATCAAGAATAAGGCCCAAATCGGAAAAGTAATCGACGGAATTGTGATTGATTATGACACGAAAAAAAATCTTTATTACCTCCGGGGAGCGTGGAATGCTCCCGATGATATCGATGGCAAGATTACTTTTACAAGTGACTATTGCCTGCGAGAAGGAAAAATCGTAAAAGTAAAAATTACCGAGGCCTATGTTTATGACCTTAATGGCATTGAAGTCCGCTAG
- a CDS encoding endonuclease, whose product MKKNKLGYLMVLSFLLAGCGTGGSSSSTSDTSTTTPTSVASSDDDHVIPSSEVTLLNPYQDPDAAAYYASIENFDSLEGDALKAALNTRINTGFHGVNYDQATTYIKQMDRVTEGGVNYVRGLYSRNLIPENNRQTNPYDVNQQVNFWNKEHCFPQSKLADGNDALKANNSVVNLSSNIANLFSEDNAVNEGRNNYSFTEIPDSIHNYIKDSFGNDTDLKFFTTGVQPTFLARGEVARANLYMILKYPENCGINENGYIGVFLKWNLEFPPTLERDYVRNSVVYDVQGDRNPFIDDNTLACRIWGNYDATTKKICGID is encoded by the coding sequence ATGAAAAAGAACAAATTAGGTTATTTAATGGTGCTATCGTTTCTGTTAGCCGGCTGTGGAACGGGCGGAAGTTCGTCCTCAACCAGTGACACATCAACGACAACTCCGACATCAGTTGCAAGCTCGGATGATGATCATGTCATTCCAAGTAGCGAGGTCACCTTACTCAATCCATATCAGGATCCTGATGCCGCCGCTTACTACGCTTCAATTGAAAACTTTGATTCCTTGGAAGGCGATGCCTTAAAGGCGGCGCTTAATACCAGAATCAACACGGGCTTCCATGGTGTCAACTATGATCAAGCTACCACCTATATTAAGCAGATGGATCGCGTTACTGAAGGCGGAGTCAATTATGTTCGGGGACTTTACTCTCGGAACTTAATCCCTGAGAATAATCGGCAAACCAATCCTTATGATGTCAATCAGCAAGTGAATTTTTGGAATAAAGAGCACTGCTTCCCGCAGAGTAAATTAGCCGATGGAAATGACGCTTTAAAAGCCAACAATAGCGTTGTGAATCTTTCGAGCAACATCGCTAATCTGTTTTCGGAAGATAATGCGGTCAACGAAGGCCGGAATAATTATTCATTTACGGAAATACCCGACAGCATTCACAATTACATCAAAGACTCATTTGGCAATGATACTGATTTGAAATTCTTTACCACTGGCGTTCAACCGACATTCCTGGCGCGGGGAGAAGTGGCCCGGGCTAATCTATATATGATTCTTAAATACCCAGAAAACTGCGGTATTAATGAGAACGGATATATCGGTGTCTTCCTAAAATGGAATTTGGAATTCCCGCCGACCCTCGAACGTGATTATGTTCGGAACTCGGTTGTTTACGATGTTCAAGGTGATCGGAATCCATTTATTGATGACAACACATTAGCCTGCCGGATTTGGGGCAACTATGATGCCACCACGAAAAAAATTTGCGGTATTGATTAG
- a CDS encoding glycosyltransferase, with product MFHISFDFSGMDVLQILDLIDRLLTIAIGALLAYKTLFIFIGFSNPILYPPTVIKKKYGIMISARNEAAVIGHLIESIKKQNYPQELLTIFVIADNCQDNTADIARNLGAVVYERNSKTEIGKGFALSFLMDCIKRDYGILSFDGFFVFDADNLLDSEYIDKMNDAFNSGKDIITSYRNTKNFDTNFISASYGYHQYRNIRFNHIPRSKLNLSCNVTGTGFLVKSSILKDGWKWKLITEDIEFTIDSVLEGYQVGYCHEAIFYDEQPRTFKMMFRQRVRWSKGFLMVFASRGWRLLKSLFRKSSYGERTKSSQSAFQHSFTRYDLLMYIFPSSLVLFVWGLIYNGLYIGIGLHQGILPDNYWQNLLVKNIFSIIQLYAICLIQVIPVVFLEWKRMLAPWYRKVLFLFTFPFFDFLNLPITVVALFKKPQWKPIIHDDLRSINNVNSFFAKKQRGEDICPNTSLTKNKMATTIIKGADIKKDL from the coding sequence ATGTTCCATATTTCTTTTGATTTCTCGGGGATGGATGTCCTACAGATATTAGACCTGATTGATAGACTATTGACCATCGCCATTGGAGCCCTCTTGGCTTACAAGACGCTTTTTATTTTTATCGGTTTTTCGAATCCGATTTTATATCCGCCCACGGTGATAAAAAAGAAATATGGAATTATGATATCGGCTCGAAACGAGGCGGCTGTCATCGGGCATTTGATTGAGAGTATCAAGAAACAAAATTATCCCCAGGAACTATTAACCATCTTTGTTATCGCCGACAATTGTCAGGATAATACGGCGGATATTGCCCGCAATTTGGGGGCGGTGGTTTATGAGAGAAATTCAAAGACGGAAATTGGCAAGGGCTTTGCCCTATCTTTTTTGATGGATTGTATTAAACGCGATTATGGCATTTTGTCATTTGATGGCTTCTTTGTTTTTGATGCTGATAACCTTCTCGATTCTGAGTATATTGATAAGATGAATGACGCTTTTAATTCGGGCAAAGACATTATTACTTCCTATCGGAATACCAAGAATTTTGATACTAATTTTATCTCCGCGAGTTATGGGTACCATCAGTATCGCAATATTCGGTTTAATCATATTCCGCGCTCGAAATTAAACCTTTCATGCAATGTCACCGGGACTGGATTTCTTGTGAAAAGCAGTATTCTTAAGGATGGGTGGAAATGGAAACTAATTACCGAAGACATCGAATTTACTATTGACAGCGTTCTTGAAGGCTATCAAGTAGGCTACTGCCATGAAGCGATTTTTTATGACGAACAACCGCGGACTTTTAAAATGATGTTCCGGCAACGTGTCCGCTGGTCCAAGGGCTTTCTTATGGTTTTTGCTTCCCGGGGTTGGCGATTGCTAAAGTCCCTTTTTAGAAAAAGTTCATATGGTGAACGAACCAAATCATCACAGTCCGCTTTTCAGCATAGTTTTACTAGATATGACTTGCTGATGTATATTTTTCCTTCTTCCTTGGTCTTGTTTGTCTGGGGACTTATCTACAATGGCTTATACATCGGAATCGGGCTTCATCAAGGTATTCTCCCAGATAATTACTGGCAAAATTTGTTGGTTAAAAACATTTTTTCAATCATTCAGCTATACGCAATTTGCCTTATCCAAGTTATTCCAGTCGTTTTTTTAGAATGGAAGCGGATGCTTGCGCCTTGGTATCGTAAGGTTTTGTTTTTGTTTACCTTTCCTTTTTTTGATTTTTTAAACCTACCAATTACAGTGGTGGCCCTCTTTAAGAAACCGCAGTGGAAACCGATTATCCATGATGACTTAAGGTCGATAAATAACGTCAATTCTTTCTTTGCCAAAAAGCAAAGAGGCGAAGATATTTGCCCAAACACGTCATTAACGAAAAACAAAATGGCCACAACTATCATAAAGGGAGCCGATATCAAGAAAGACCTATAA